One genomic segment of Arthrobacter sp. zg-Y1110 includes these proteins:
- a CDS encoding WhiB family transcriptional regulator translates to MDWRSRAACLDKDPELFFPVGNTGPALLQIEEAKSVCRRCPVIDTCLQWAIETGQDAGVWGGMSEDERRALKRRAARARRAS, encoded by the coding sequence ATGGATTGGCGGAGCCGCGCAGCTTGCCTGGATAAAGATCCGGAGCTTTTCTTTCCCGTGGGCAATACCGGCCCGGCTCTTCTTCAGATCGAAGAAGCCAAGAGCGTCTGTCGCCGCTGCCCGGTGATCGACACCTGCCTCCAGTGGGCAATCGAAACCGGCCAGGACGCCGGCGTATGGGGCGGCATGAGCGAAGACGAACGCCGCGCGTTGAAGCGCCGCGCAGCGCGCGCCCGCCGCGCCTCGTAA
- a CDS encoding sensor histidine kinase encodes MAIFTDPIKDHADFGPGDAEWLHLLVGDWQLVADLAFADLALWFPVPDGGYVALAHARPSTSHTVFHSDFVGERIRADLHPLVDAAWRSQHIERSSETSWTAETAMRVEAIPFVRNGRTLAVVTSHMDLSSSRMPSRLELTYRQCAYDLLRMGTLGLWPDFATPTGSRRGAPRVGDGLIRLDAEGIVQYASPNGVSAFRRLGDMETLEGRSLAEITTALLKDRRMVDETLPLVVTGRMPWRTEIESRGVSLSLRAIPLRDEKERFGALVLCRDVSELRRREMELVSKDATIREIHHRVKNNLQTVAALLRMQSRRMESDEGKLGLAQAMRRVSTIALVHETLSQGLTQNVDFDELIDRQFRLSAEVASPTQEVRTRREGSFGELPSDLATPLALVINELVTNAVEHGLAGRRGTVGLAAQRHGEAGREERLTVTVSDDGVGLPPGPRREGLGLQIVRTLVQSELDGTIEWSAGESGGTEVRIDMGLDTEYRRT; translated from the coding sequence GGTTCCCCGTGCCCGACGGCGGCTACGTGGCGCTGGCGCATGCCCGCCCGTCGACGTCGCACACGGTGTTCCACAGCGACTTTGTCGGCGAACGCATCCGCGCGGACCTGCACCCGCTGGTCGACGCTGCCTGGCGAAGCCAGCACATAGAGCGGTCCAGCGAAACCAGCTGGACCGCGGAAACAGCCATGCGGGTGGAAGCGATTCCGTTCGTCCGCAACGGCCGGACCCTGGCTGTGGTGACCTCACACATGGACCTGTCCAGCTCCCGGATGCCCTCGCGCCTGGAACTGACGTACCGGCAATGTGCCTACGACCTGCTGCGGATGGGAACGCTGGGCCTCTGGCCCGACTTCGCCACGCCTACCGGGTCGCGCCGGGGTGCTCCCCGCGTGGGAGACGGGCTGATCCGGCTTGATGCCGAAGGGATAGTGCAGTACGCCAGTCCTAACGGCGTCTCTGCTTTCCGCCGACTGGGCGACATGGAGACCCTCGAGGGGCGTTCCCTTGCGGAGATCACCACGGCGCTGCTCAAGGACCGCCGCATGGTTGATGAAACACTGCCGCTGGTGGTCACCGGGCGGATGCCGTGGCGGACGGAGATCGAGTCCCGCGGCGTAAGCCTCTCCCTGCGTGCCATCCCGCTGCGGGACGAAAAGGAACGTTTCGGTGCCCTGGTTCTGTGCCGCGATGTCTCCGAACTGCGCCGCCGCGAGATGGAACTGGTGTCAAAAGACGCCACCATCCGCGAAATCCACCACCGGGTGAAGAACAACCTCCAGACCGTTGCGGCGTTGCTGCGGATGCAGTCACGGCGGATGGAGAGCGATGAAGGCAAGCTGGGCCTTGCCCAGGCCATGCGCCGCGTGTCCACCATCGCGCTGGTGCACGAGACCCTGTCCCAGGGCCTGACGCAGAACGTGGACTTCGACGAGCTGATCGACCGCCAGTTCCGGCTGTCCGCCGAAGTTGCCTCGCCGACGCAGGAAGTCCGGACCCGCCGCGAAGGATCCTTCGGCGAACTTCCGAGCGACCTTGCCACTCCACTGGCCCTGGTCATCAACGAACTGGTGACCAACGCGGTTGAACACGGGCTGGCGGGCCGTCGCGGCACAGTCGGACTGGCTGCGCAGCGGCACGGCGAAGCCGGCCGTGAGGAACGGCTCACCGTGACGGTGAGCGACGACGGCGTGGGCCTGCCGCCCGGACCGCGGCGGGAGGGCCTGGGCCTGCAGATTGTCCGGACCCTGGTCCAGAGCGAACTGGACGGCACCATCGAGTGGTCCGCAGGCGAAAGCGGCGGTACGGAAGTCCGGATCGACATGGGCCTGGATACCGAATACCGGCGTACCTGA